In one Niallia taxi genomic region, the following are encoded:
- a CDS encoding Mini-ribonuclease 3, whose product MLLYDKKLDEKQLNSLALAYMGDAVLEIYVRRHLLYSGKVRPNQLHREATKYVSAKGQAKVVHALIEDEFFTPEEFAVMKRGRNAKSGSIPKNTDVQTYRYSTGFEAVLGYLYLTEDEKRLEEIIQAALSIIEKQ is encoded by the coding sequence ATGCTCCTTTATGATAAGAAACTTGATGAAAAACAATTGAACAGCTTGGCGCTTGCTTATATGGGTGATGCTGTTCTGGAGATATATGTACGACGACATCTTTTATACAGTGGGAAGGTGCGACCAAACCAGCTGCATAGAGAAGCAACAAAGTATGTTTCTGCAAAGGGGCAGGCAAAAGTTGTTCATGCACTTATAGAAGATGAATTCTTTACACCTGAGGAATTTGCGGTAATGAAAAGAGGAAGAAACGCAAAATCAGGAAGTATCCCTAAGAACACAGATGTTCAAACATACAGGTACAGTACAGGATTTGAAGCTGTGCTTGGATATCTATATTTGACTGAGGATGAGAAGCGGCTTGAGGAGATTATCCAAGCCGCACTGTCCATCATTGAAAAGCAGTAG
- a CDS encoding NYN domain-containing protein, whose translation MDILLVDGYNIIGAWPELNKLKNKDLSAARDALLEKMAEYQGFSGYRVIVVFDAYYVRGTEKKLKNSKVEVIFTKENETADERIEKLAKELSNRRTQIHVATSDFTEQWAIFGQGALRISARELLIEMAEIEKNIEKKVKRIKERKPVIKIPLSKEMEELFEKWRRGEK comes from the coding sequence ATGGATATACTCTTAGTTGATGGCTATAACATTATTGGAGCATGGCCAGAGCTCAACAAGCTGAAAAACAAGGATTTATCTGCTGCAAGAGATGCTCTTTTAGAGAAAATGGCTGAATATCAGGGATTCTCAGGCTATCGTGTTATTGTCGTTTTTGATGCTTATTATGTTAGGGGCACAGAAAAGAAGCTTAAGAACTCCAAGGTTGAGGTCATTTTCACAAAGGAAAATGAAACGGCTGATGAAAGAATTGAAAAGCTTGCCAAGGAGCTCAGCAACAGGAGAACACAAATCCATGTTGCCACATCTGACTTTACGGAACAGTGGGCTATTTTTGGACAAGGAGCTCTAAGAATCTCAGCAAGAGAGCTTCTGATTGAAATGGCAGAGATAGAAAAAAATATTGAAAAAAAAGTGAAGCGAATTAAGGAAAGAAAGCCAGTAATCAAGATACCGCTTTCGAAAGAAATGGAAGAATTATTTGAAAAATGGCGCCGTGGCGAAAAATGA
- the sigH gene encoding RNA polymerase sporulation sigma factor SigH, with product MSTDNRSKSNESVEKYLELEDETLVELVHKGESDALDFLIQKYRNFVRAKARSYFLIGADKEDIVQEGMIGLYKAIRDFKGDKLSSFKAFAELCITRQIITAIKTATRQKHIPLNSYVSLDKPIYDEESDRTLMDVISGAKILDPEELIINQEEFDHIEVKMSELLSDLERKVLALYLDGQSYQEISEELNRHVKSIDNALQRVKRKLERYLEIREFSL from the coding sequence ATGAGTACTGACAACAGGAGTAAAAGCAATGAAAGTGTTGAGAAGTATTTAGAGCTTGAAGATGAAACACTGGTCGAATTAGTTCATAAAGGAGAAAGTGATGCATTAGACTTTCTCATCCAGAAGTATCGTAATTTTGTAAGAGCTAAAGCTAGATCCTATTTCCTAATTGGTGCTGATAAAGAAGATATTGTCCAAGAAGGCATGATCGGCTTATATAAGGCAATCCGTGATTTTAAAGGGGACAAGCTTTCGTCGTTTAAAGCATTTGCCGAATTATGCATAACCAGGCAGATTATAACTGCTATTAAGACAGCAACAAGACAGAAGCATATTCCTTTAAATTCCTACGTCTCTCTTGATAAGCCAATTTATGATGAAGAGTCAGATCGAACATTAATGGATGTTATTTCTGGAGCAAAGATATTAGATCCAGAAGAGTTGATTATCAATCAGGAAGAGTTTGACCATATTGAAGTGAAAATGTCGGAGCTTCTTAGTGATTTGGAAAGAAAAGTGCTGGCCCTCTATTTAGATGGCCAATCCTATCAAGAGATTTCAGAAGAGCTAAACAGACATGTGAAGTCGATAGATAATGCTCTTCAAAGGGTAAAGAGAAAGCTTGAGCGTTATTTAGAGATTCGTGAGTTTTCACTTTAA
- the cysS gene encoding cysteine--tRNA ligase, which yields MSIQIYNTLSREKEEFVPLEEGKVKMYVCGPTVYNYIHIGNARPAIVFDTVRRYLEFRGYDVNFVSNFTDVDDKLIRAANELGEEVPAIADRFIEAYFEDVTALGCKKADTHPRVTESMDIIIEFIEALIEKGYAYESEGDVYYHTRKFEGYGKLSHQSIDELKSGARIAVGEKKQDFLDFALWKNAKEGEISWDSPWGQGRPGWHIECSAMVKKYLGDTIDIHAGGQDLAFPHHENEIAQSEALSGKTFANYWMHNGYINIDNEKMSKSLGNFITVHDILKIHDPQVLRFFMLSVHYRNPINYSEEVLENTRAGLERIRTSYDNLLHRKVTSTDLTDTNEEWLNKINGLHEQFITSMDDDFNTANGISVLFELSQQANYYLLEKTTSATVINAFIKEFEELFGVLGLSLVKEELLDEEIEALIEKRNQARKDRNFQLADQIRDQLKAMNIILEDTPQGIRWKRG from the coding sequence ATGTCTATTCAAATTTATAATACATTATCAAGGGAAAAAGAAGAGTTTGTCCCATTAGAAGAGGGTAAGGTTAAAATGTACGTTTGCGGTCCAACGGTATACAATTATATCCATATTGGAAACGCAAGACCTGCCATTGTATTTGATACAGTAAGGAGATATCTAGAATTTAGAGGATATGATGTTAACTTTGTTTCTAATTTCACTGATGTTGACGATAAACTTATCAGAGCTGCCAATGAGTTAGGTGAAGAGGTTCCTGCAATTGCAGACCGCTTTATTGAAGCATATTTTGAAGATGTTACTGCATTAGGCTGCAAAAAAGCGGATACTCATCCGCGTGTAACAGAAAGCATGGACATCATTATTGAATTTATAGAGGCACTGATAGAGAAAGGCTATGCTTATGAGTCTGAGGGAGATGTGTATTACCATACAAGGAAGTTTGAGGGTTATGGTAAATTATCTCATCAATCAATTGATGAACTGAAGTCTGGTGCAAGAATAGCTGTTGGAGAGAAAAAACAGGATTTTCTTGATTTTGCGCTATGGAAGAACGCGAAAGAAGGAGAGATTTCTTGGGATAGTCCATGGGGGCAAGGAAGACCTGGTTGGCATATAGAGTGCTCAGCAATGGTTAAGAAGTATTTAGGAGACACAATTGATATCCATGCAGGAGGACAGGATTTAGCCTTCCCTCACCATGAAAATGAAATTGCCCAATCTGAGGCATTATCCGGAAAGACGTTTGCAAACTATTGGATGCACAACGGATATATTAATATAGATAATGAAAAAATGTCTAAATCATTAGGTAACTTTATTACAGTTCACGATATCCTGAAGATTCATGATCCACAAGTATTAAGATTCTTCATGCTGTCAGTTCATTACCGTAACCCGATTAATTACAGTGAAGAAGTATTAGAGAATACAAGAGCTGGATTGGAACGAATCAGAACTTCTTATGACAATCTGCTGCATCGTAAGGTCACAAGTACTGACTTAACGGATACAAATGAGGAGTGGCTAAATAAGATTAACGGCTTACATGAACAGTTTATCACAAGCATGGATGACGATTTTAATACGGCTAACGGAATTTCTGTTCTATTTGAGCTTTCACAGCAAGCAAACTATTACTTGCTGGAAAAGACAACGTCTGCTACAGTCATTAATGCTTTCATAAAAGAATTTGAAGAGTTGTTTGGTGTTCTTGGACTTTCTCTTGTGAAGGAAGAACTGCTTGATGAGGAGATTGAAGCACTTATTGAGAAGCGGAACCAAGCTCGTAAGGACCGCAACTTCCAGTTGGCAGACCAAATTAGAGATCAACTGAAGGCGATGAACATCATTTTAGAAGATACACCACAGGGCATTCGCTGGAAAAGAGGGTAA
- the cysE gene encoding serine O-acetyltransferase: MFKRIKEDISVVFEQDPSARSSIEVILTYSGVHAIWHHRIAHRFYKHGWYFLARTISQFSRLLTGIEIHPGATIGRRLFIDHGMGVVIGETCEIGDNVTIFQGVTLGGTGKEKGKRHPTVNDNALIATGAKVLGSIIIGENAKIGAGSVVLKDVPPNSTVVGIPGTVVVQDGIRIKKDLNHSDLPDPFAERMKELENELLNLKNELNELKKEG; this comes from the coding sequence ATGTTTAAGCGCATTAAAGAAGATATATCAGTAGTATTTGAACAAGATCCGTCAGCGAGAAGCTCAATTGAAGTAATCCTTACTTACTCTGGAGTACACGCAATATGGCATCATCGCATTGCGCATCGTTTCTATAAACATGGATGGTATTTTCTAGCCCGTACAATATCTCAATTCAGCCGTTTACTAACTGGAATAGAAATACATCCAGGTGCAACAATTGGAAGAAGACTCTTTATTGACCATGGCATGGGAGTTGTTATAGGGGAAACTTGTGAAATAGGAGATAATGTCACGATATTTCAAGGGGTAACCTTAGGGGGAACAGGGAAAGAGAAAGGAAAGAGACATCCGACCGTTAATGATAATGCTCTGATTGCAACAGGAGCAAAGGTGTTAGGATCAATAATAATTGGAGAAAATGCAAAAATTGGTGCCGGGTCTGTCGTTTTGAAAGATGTGCCACCTAATTCTACTGTTGTAGGTATTCCTGGGACTGTAGTGGTGCAGGATGGTATTAGGATAAAAAAAGACTTAAACCATTCCGATTTACCTGACCCGTTTGCAGAGCGAATGAAGGAACTTGAAAATGAGTTGCTTAATTTGAAAAATGAATTGAATGAGTTGAAAAAGGAAGGGTGA
- the rlmB gene encoding 23S rRNA (guanosine(2251)-2'-O)-methyltransferase RlmB yields the protein MDNDYIVGKNAVIEALKSERDVNKILIAEGSQKGQMQTVIGLAKSENVLVQFVPKKKLDTLVDANHQGVVAQVAAYQYAEIDDLFALAEKRNEAPFFLLLDEIEDPHNLGSIMRTADAVGAHGIIIPRRRAVGLTATVAKASTGAIEHIPVVRVTNMARAIDELKERGVWIAGTDAKGKEDYRQFDGTMPLGLVIGSEGKGMGRLIRDKCDFLIQLPMAGAVTSLNASVAAALLMYEVYRKRHPLEG from the coding sequence GTGGATAATGATTATATTGTTGGGAAAAACGCCGTAATTGAAGCGTTAAAATCCGAAAGGGATGTAAATAAAATCCTTATTGCAGAGGGTTCACAAAAAGGACAGATGCAAACTGTTATAGGTTTGGCGAAAAGTGAAAATGTGCTTGTCCAGTTTGTACCAAAGAAAAAGTTAGATACATTAGTGGATGCGAACCACCAAGGTGTTGTGGCACAGGTAGCGGCATATCAATATGCTGAGATAGATGATTTGTTTGCTCTTGCAGAAAAACGCAATGAGGCACCATTTTTCTTGCTGCTGGACGAGATAGAGGATCCTCATAATTTAGGATCTATCATGAGGACTGCGGATGCTGTAGGAGCTCATGGTATTATTATCCCAAGAAGGAGAGCTGTTGGCCTCACTGCAACAGTTGCTAAAGCATCAACAGGTGCAATTGAGCATATTCCTGTGGTTAGGGTAACAAATATGGCTAGAGCAATCGATGAACTGAAGGAAAGAGGAGTCTGGATTGCGGGAACTGATGCTAAAGGGAAAGAGGATTATCGCCAGTTTGATGGGACGATGCCGCTTGGACTTGTAATTGGAAGTGAAGGAAAGGGCATGGGAAGGCTCATCCGTGATAAGTGCGATTTTCTAATTCAGCTACCAATGGCAGGAGCAGTTACATCATTGAATGCATCTGTAGCTGCAGCACTCTTAATGTATGAGGTTTATCGTAAACGCCATCCACTTGAGGGATAA